GTTCCTTCAATATGTCTTTGATGCAGAAGGCATCCTTATCGCTAATTGGGCAGACGCTTTTCTGGCAAAGGGGCTTATCGAGGAATTGCTGAAATGGGGAATTTTCCTCTTGCTCATATACGGTCATGTTGAATTTGATGAACCGTATGACGGAATTGTATACGGTGTTGCGATTTCACTCGGATTTGCAACCTTTGAGAATATTCTCTATTTATTCACTAATGGGGTTGAATATGCGTGGGGAAGAGCGATATTCCCGGTTTCCAGCCATGGACTTTTTGGGGTAATCATGGGCTTTTATTTTGGAAAGGCTAAATTTTCGAAAGAAAAGCGCCTTAAATACATGGCGGTCGCCCTCATAATTCCTTTCCTCTTGCATGGACTATTTAATTATATTCTCATGATGGAGGTCAACTGGTACGTATATTTAATTCCATTCATGTTCTTCCTTTGGGGACTTGGACTTTGGAAAGTAAAGAAAGCCCGAATCTTAACTGAAAAAGCTTTTAAGCAGTCTTATGAAAGTCTATAAAAATTTTGCTCTTCATTCATTAGGGATGAAGAGTTTTTTTGTTAATCCGTCCAGTTGAATATTTTATAAGAGAATGCAAAAACTACCCTTACTGTCATTACTATTTCAGGAGGGCTTATGTATGAAAGGGTTAGCAAGAAAAGCATTTTCCTGCCTATTGATTGGCTTCGTTCTATCATCGCTGCCTAGCTATAACAAGGATGTATCTGCGTTCTCAAACCAGGTCATTCAAAAAGGGGCAACTGGTGATGATGTCATAGAGCTGCAGGCACGACTGCAGAATATAGGCTATTATCATGGTCAAATAGACGGCGTATTCGGCTGGGGGACCTATTGGGCGCTCCGTAATTTCCAGGAAAACTATGGTCTGCCAGTAGATGGGCTTGCAGGAGAGACAACAAAGAGGAAATTATCCAATGCATCAAATTTTAATAAATCTTGGGTTCATCAGCAAATTAACGCAGGCAATACCTTCACGTATTATCAAGGAGTGCCAATCGAGAATCAGGTGAAAAAGTCAACCTCAGGAGGCACAGCGTCAACAAATAAAAATAATGCAACTTCCAAACCAACAACATCTACAAGCGCTACTGCGGCCAATATCCCTTCAGGATTCTCAGAAAGTGATATAAATCTGATGGCCAATGCGGTATATGGAGAAGCGCGCGGGGAGCCGTATGAAGGGCAAGTTGCCGTAGCGGCTGTCATATTGAATCGCGTTCAAAGTGCATCTTTCCCGAACACGGTATCCGGAGTCATTTTCCAGCCGGGTGCTTTTACAGCCGTGGCAGATGGGCAGATTTGGCTGACGCCAAATGAACGGGCTAAGCAAGCGGTCATGGATGCAATGAACGGATGGGACCCTACCGGTGAAGCAGAATATTACTTTAATCCAGAAACTGCTACAAGTGCTTGGATATGGTCAAGACCGCAAATAAAACAAATCGGCAAGCATATTTTCTGCCGTTAAGGGGTGAGTAAATTGATTAGAAATATACTGATCGGAGTATTGGCAATTGGTCTGGCAGGGACTGCATATTGGGGGTACACCCAAAAGCAGGAAAAAGACGCTCTATTAATTAATGCAGAGAATACGTATCAGCGTGCATTCAATGATCTTGCTTATGATATGGATGTTTTGAACGATAAGATTGGGACGACATTAGCCATGAATTCCCGCGAGTCTTTATCACCCGCACTGGTAGATGTATGGCGGATTACTAATTCGGCTCATGGAAGCGTAGGACAGCTGCCGCTTACATTGATGCCATTTCATGAGACGGAAGCATTTCTAACGAAAATTGGTGATTTTGCTTATCAAACATCAGTTCGCGATCTTGATAAATCTCCTCTAACAGATCAGGAATATAAGACACTCGAAGGCTTGTATAAGAATTCATCCGAAATTCAAGGAGAGCTTCGAAAGGTTCAAAGCGAGATAATGTCCAATAATCTGAAATGGACTGACGTTGAGATGGTTCTTGCACAAGCAGAAGGTGATGAACCGCAGGATAATCTTGTTATTGATGGCTTAAAGACGATTGAGAAAAATGCGAAATCCTATGGCCAGAAAGATGACTATGGGACAGCCTTTACATCGTCTCCAAAAAAAATTACCTATGATCATATAAATGATAAAGTTATCTCGCGTAAAGAGGCCATTAAGCATGCGAAGGAGTATGCCAATGTTACGAATGCAAAATCGGTTAAGGTAACGGAAAATAAAGATGGTTCTAACTATGATTTCTATCATGTGAGCATGAATGTTCGTGATGGAGAGAATGTCGATGTTGATTTAACGAAAAAGGGCGGATACCCAATCTACATCATCAATGATCGCGCAGTTGGAAAAGCTAAGATCAGCTTAAATGACGGGTTCAAGAAGGCTGAAAGCTATTTGAAGAAAATGGGCTATAAAAACATTGGCCTATATGAGAGCACCCAATATCAAAATGTAGGCGTTTATACCTTTGTGACAGAATTAAATACTGTACCAGTCTATG
This DNA window, taken from Pradoshia eiseniae, encodes the following:
- the prsW gene encoding glutamic-type intramembrane protease PrsW → MLNIVTAGVAPGLALLIYFYLKDQYNTEPISVVLKAFIYGALIVMPVMFLQYVFDAEGILIANWADAFLAKGLIEELLKWGIFLLLIYGHVEFDEPYDGIVYGVAISLGFATFENILYLFTNGVEYAWGRAIFPVSSHGLFGVIMGFYFGKAKFSKEKRLKYMAVALIIPFLLHGLFNYILMMEVNWYVYLIPFMFFLWGLGLWKVKKARILTEKAFKQSYESL
- the sleB gene encoding spore cortex-lytic enzyme codes for the protein MKGLARKAFSCLLIGFVLSSLPSYNKDVSAFSNQVIQKGATGDDVIELQARLQNIGYYHGQIDGVFGWGTYWALRNFQENYGLPVDGLAGETTKRKLSNASNFNKSWVHQQINAGNTFTYYQGVPIENQVKKSTSGGTASTNKNNATSKPTTSTSATAANIPSGFSESDINLMANAVYGEARGEPYEGQVAVAAVILNRVQSASFPNTVSGVIFQPGAFTAVADGQIWLTPNERAKQAVMDAMNGWDPTGEAEYYFNPETATSAWIWSRPQIKQIGKHIFCR
- the ypeB gene encoding germination protein YpeB — protein: MSKLIRNILIGVLAIGLAGTAYWGYTQKQEKDALLINAENTYQRAFNDLAYDMDVLNDKIGTTLAMNSRESLSPALVDVWRITNSAHGSVGQLPLTLMPFHETEAFLTKIGDFAYQTSVRDLDKSPLTDQEYKTLEGLYKNSSEIQGELRKVQSEIMSNNLKWTDVEMVLAQAEGDEPQDNLVIDGLKTIEKNAKSYGQKDDYGTAFTSSPKKITYDHINDKVISRKEAIKHAKEYANVTNAKSVKVTENKDGSNYDFYHVSMNVRDGENVDVDLTKKGGYPIYIINDRAVGKAKISLNDGFKKAESYLKKMGYKNIGLYESTQYQNVGVYTFVTELNTVPVYEEAIKIKVGLDDGTIVGLVAEDYLQNHKDRTIGKPKISEEEARKSINPKVKIMDQKLSMLTNDLYEDVLCYEFMGTIGNDTYRIYINAENGKEEKVEKMHEAAKVYNKVS